In Ruminiclostridium josui JCM 17888, the genomic window TATGCGTTATATTAGAAAACTGTTGGAGATTTCAGGCGGCAAATATTACCTTGTCTGTTCTGATAAAGATATCATTGGTATTGCTGAAATAATAGACACTAAAAAGTTGCACATACTTAAATTTGATGGCTTTATGAAATGGACTTTAGAATATAACGATACACAATTAGTTTCTTATGATAAGGAATGCATTTTTTATAAAACTGATACATTTAAAAAGCAAATTAAAAATATGTCGCAATCTACGAAACTACAAGATTTAATTCGTGTATTATGTGAACAGAAACATGGAACTATGGTAATTGTGTTTAAGGATACAAGAGTTGCACAGAGCGAAACAGAAAGGTTATCATCATGTCAGAGGGGGATACAATTAGAAATTCCATATGACTTATCGACAGATAATAAAGTTGCGTTGAGACTTTCTTCTATTGATGGTGCATTGATAATAGATGAAAAATGTATGTGCTATGGTATTGGGATGATTGTTGATGGAGAAGCGAGCGTGAAAGGAAATCCAAGCAGAGGTTCAAGATATAATTCGGCAAAAAATTATGTTTATTCTATGGCTGTTAAAGGGTATAGCTGCGTTGGCTGTGTTATATCAGAAGATGGAACGCTAGATATTATAAATAAAGTAATGGATCTTCAAAATTAATACGGTACGGATAAAGGCAACTTTTCATTATTTTTTTAAGAAGCATGGTTTATTCAATTTGTGAATCAACTGGATATGGATGCAATGGGATTTAATAGAGCAAAGCCAAACGAGACAGGTATACCATCTTACGATTCCCGCGACCTGCAATATCCGTTCTAGTCGGAAACTGATGCAGGAATGTACAAGAAATATAGAACTTATGTATTTTTACTTTAAATGATGGCGGAAGCGTAACATGTCCGATAGGTAAAAAGCTTTTTGCTTATAAAACGCTGAAAAGCCTGATAAAATCAGGCTTTTCAGACAAATTGTGGTGGAGGCGAACCGTACCAGTCAAAGATAACAACGGATATAAGTGGGTATAGGCATAGAATCTAACCAAATTAGTACTACAAAATACAAGGAAGAATTGTACGTTTATTGTAATTTATGTTATAATATGTAAATAAGTAATATCTAATTCATAGCATTTTGAACTTAATTTCTATTGACAAATCAAAACGAAAGGAACCTGCGTTACTATGAAGAAAAAAAATAAAAAGAAAATACTGAATTGCTTATTAGTATCATGTATTTTTAGTTTAATTATGATAACCGCTAATATTGGTGCATATGCAAAAGAGATAAATTATAAAAATATCGATTTAGTAATTTTATTTAATGACAATAATATTGATGAAAATGTCAAGGACATTATTGTTAATTCTGGTGGAAAAGTGATAGATGAGTATCCAGAGTTAGGTGGGATTGAAGTTGAATGTACTTCGGCTTTAATTCCAAAAATCAAAGCTGAAGATAGTGTGCAATCATTATCACCTAATCATGTGATAAAAATATCAGATGAGAAATCAGAAGATTTTGTTGAAGTAAAAGATGCTTTTAATACTTCAATAGCAGATTTATATGAAAATTATCAATGGAATATCAAAAGAGTCACTAATAATGGAAAGAGCTACAGTTTGGAATCTGGAAATCATAATGTAGTTATTGGTATTATAGATTCAGGTATTGATCAAACTCATCCTGACTTAGTCAATAATTTTTTAGGTGGAAAAAATTTAGTTCCGGCTGGATTTCAAGGTGATTTATCTGAATTTGGGGATTTGAATGATGTAACTGACAGATTAGGGCATGGAACAAATGTCGCCGGAATCATTGCAGCAAATGGTAGGACAAAAGGTATCGCCCCTAATATTGGTATCAAAAGTTATCGTATTTTTAATAAGGGGGGAGAAACTACTGCATCTATCTGCTCATCTGCAATAATTGCTGCAACAAAAGATGGTGTTAAAGTTATAAATTTAAGCCTTGGAGTATATGAATTAAAAGGGAAATGCTATTGGGTAGATCCTAATACTGGAATCGAAAACTATATAGGTGACGATATGGCTGAATATTCATTATATAAAAGAGCAATAAAATATGCTATTGAAAATGGTGTCACAGTAGTTTCGGCAGCTGGAAATGAGGGACAAGATTGTTCTAATAAAAAGGAATTAACTAGCTATCTTAATTACTTATATGGTGATTATGGATTCAAATATGTTGGATTAACATACGAGGTACCTGGTACTATTAAAGGTGT contains:
- a CDS encoding S8 family peptidase, yielding MKKKNKKKILNCLLVSCIFSLIMITANIGAYAKEINYKNIDLVILFNDNNIDENVKDIIVNSGGKVIDEYPELGGIEVECTSALIPKIKAEDSVQSLSPNHVIKISDEKSEDFVEVKDAFNTSIADLYENYQWNIKRVTNNGKSYSLESGNHNVVIGIIDSGIDQTHPDLVNNFLGGKNLVPAGFQGDLSEFGDLNDVTDRLGHGTNVAGIIAANGRTKGIAPNIGIKSYRIFNKGGETTASICSSAIIAATKDGVKVINLSLGVYELKGKCYWVDPNTGIENYIGDDMAEYSLYKRAIKYAIENGVTVVSAAGNEGQDCSNKKELTSYLNYLYGDYGFKYVGLTYEVPGTIKGVITVSSTNRNDTLSSYSNYGEDFIDISAPGGDLSDTATIDDLCLTTAINSQYSFSAGTSIAAPEVSAIAALIISKNGCLTPKEVAKKIYKTADKISGINSSQYYGAGICNAYKALQ